DNA from Halogeometricum sp. S1BR25-6:
TCCCGGACCCTCTCCCGGACGAAACCGCGACCGACTCCTCCGGTTCCGGCCCCGCCGCCGCGGGCGACGTCGGCGACGGAGACGAAGACGAGGAGGCCGAACAGGAGGGGGCGCGAGTCGAGTATCTCAACTACGAGGTGCTCGACGACCATGGCTGGGACCTCGGCGACGACGACCTCTTCGAGAAGGCGGCCGACGCGGGTCTCGCCCACGAGGACTACGGCCAGTTCTTGGCTCACCCGCACGAGACGCTGCTCGAAGCGGCCGAGAACCGCGGGTTCGCGTGGCCGTACGCCTGCCGCGGCGGCGCGTGCGCGAACTGCGCCGTCGCCGTCTTCGAAGGCGAGATGGACACGCCCGGCGACCACATCCTCCCCTCGACCATGCTCGACAGCGACATCCGCCTCTCCTGCATGGGCGGCCCCGTCTCCGACGAGATGAAGGTCGTCTACAACGTCAAACACCTCCCCGGTCTCGACGAACTCCGACTCCCGCCCTACCCGTTCGACAAGGCGCGCATGAACGACTGACACCGGAAGTAGAGACTACTTCTCCTGTTCCGGCGCGGTGAACGGTATCGTCGCCGCGGTGCGGCGATTGACCGTCGCCGTCCGAACGATGAACGACGCGAGGACGGCCAGCGGCGTCAGCGCGAGCGTTATCGACACCGGAACCAACAGCCTGAGGTGGTTCACCGCGGCCGGATTTCCCGACTCGACGGTCATGAACAGCAGCGACGTGATGGCGACTCCCTCCGCGGGGAGGCCGGTGACGAGGAGGACGCGCGAGAACGACGAGAGCTCCTGTTTGAAGTACACCGTCTTGAAGTACTGGCGGGCGACGTCGATGCTCTGGAGGCCGTCGATGAGGCGGTCGACGGACGCCTCGACGGAGTCGGGGAGGTCCCCCTCGTGGTCGTGTTTCGTCCGCCGGAGGTCGTTTATCTGCCGCGCGTAGTTCGTCGTCAGCATCGCCGAAAGCACGTCGATAGTGCCCGAAGAACCGCCGACGAGCAGTTCGTCGGTGCGATCCAACTCCTCCGTGAGCGTCGCTACCACGTCCAGTATCTCGTCGGCGACGGCCGTCTCCGACTCGCGGACCAACCCGCCCAGCGCCTGCGACTCCTGTCTCGTCGCTTCGAGCAGCAGGCGGAGGAACTCCAGCGGTTCCACCGGGGCGATTCGCCCCGCGGCGTCCTCGACGTCGCGCCGGTAGTCTATCACGTCCGATATCTGTCGTCGGAGTTCGCCGGGCGTGCTGAACTCGCGGGACAGGAGTAACTGGTTGACGGACACGACGACGGTGATGAGCGTGAGGTTTCCGCTTATCACGCCGCCGTACACGTAGTACACCGCCTGCAGGTCCGAGAGCGGGAACTCTCCCGAGAGCGACAGTCCGATCAAGGCGACGAGGACGGCGCCGACGATGCCGGCGCTAACGACGGTCCTGTCGCCTCGGAGGAGGACCCACTCTCGCATCGCGCGGAGGCTGTTCGCGGGCCGGGCGGACGTCGTCTCGGTGTGTTGGGTGTCGTCGGTCACGCGTCGTCACCCTCGACGGGGACGCCCGGTAGTCACGCGAGCCGTAAAAATCCGGCTCGACACCGCCGAACCGACCGACGGTCCTGTCGGAGAACTGGCGATTCAGTGGCTCTACCCTCATCTATTTGCTACTGCGTGTCATTACACAAATCACAACTGCAGTGCGGTGACGCCGACGCGGACGCCGCAGACGCTGTCGGAGAGGGGAAACAATGACTAACGATACCACGACTGCCGATTCTGACACGCTTTCGACTGACAAACCGCCTCGCGAACCGCTGCTGCACGAC
Protein-coding regions in this window:
- the fer gene encoding ferredoxin Fer; this encodes MDSPFDVLGVGPDADDAEVDRAYRRRVIEVHPDQGGSASEFHRVRTAYEQIMSGDVPDPLPDETATDSSGSGPAAAGDVGDGDEDEEAEQEGARVEYLNYEVLDDHGWDLGDDDLFEKAADAGLAHEDYGQFLAHPHETLLEAAENRGFAWPYACRGGACANCAVAVFEGEMDTPGDHILPSTMLDSDIRLSCMGGPVSDEMKVVYNVKHLPGLDELRLPPYPFDKARMND